The DNA sequence TATCATAATCATCATCTTCGATATAGTCGTGTTCCCATACATCTGCTTCCTGAATGATTTCCACCTCAACTACTTGGGCTTCCTTCTTTTTGCAACATGAGCTGAAAATTACGAAAACAGGAATGAGAATTAGGCTAAAATATTTTGTCATAATCTTGATTTATTTCCAATTAACAGCTTTTCTAGACACAGGCATAGTCATACAGCGGCAACCACCACCACCACGGGGTAATTCTGAGCCTTTCATGGTAATAACGTAGCGGTCAATCTTTGATAAATCAGTTGATTCCTGAAGTGCTTTTTTTGAGCTAATCACTTCAAACCCATGATTGCTAAGCTCTTCAATAGTCTGATCGTTTCGTTCATATCCAATGACTTTACCAGGGCCTAAGGCAAAAAAGTTTGCTCCACTATGCCACTGCTCTCTTTGTTGTGTGTAGGAATCTGTTTTTCCTCCACAATAAACAGGCTCTATATCCATGCCTAGTTTTTTTAAAGCCGAAAGTATGTCTTTTTCTTCTTTGATTGAGGTTACTTGTCCATTTTCAATACTTATGTTAATAGTCAGAAAACGATTAGATTGTAAGATTAAAGGCTCGTATACCAGACATTTATCAACATCCAGAAATGTGAAAACCATATCGAGGTGGATGAAAGATTCAGGCTCATAGGGTAGTTCCTGAATGATGATGTTTCTGTTTACTTTTCGTTCTTTTATGCATTCAATGATATGATCAACTCCTTGAGAAGTGGTTCTGGCTCCTACACCAATCAGGAAAACATCATCGCGGGCTACCAAAATATCTCCGCCCTCTACACTCATTTTTTCATCAAAAAAAGCACTTTTTATTGGATTAATGGTTGGAACCATAAAATCGGGATGATACTTAAAAATTGCTTCCATGATCATGGATTCGCGTTCGCGAACAGGATTGGCCATTCGGCTGATAAGCACCCTGTCTAATATGCTTATTGATGCATCGCGTGTAAAGAAGAAATTATGAAGAGGGTTTAATGCATATCTGTTTTTGTCAAGGTATTTAGTTAAATTATCTTTTTGCATATCCACACCTTCAATCAACTGCCTGGCTAACTCAGCAGGTTCTGTTTCAAGAAGTGCTTGTGAAATGCTCATTACGTTTTCCCGCTTGCAAATGGTATGAATCAATTTTTCTTTGACATCATTTATCATCAACACATCTGACAATAATGATTTAACTTCAAATGTCTTGGTAAGTTTTGATAGCACTGACGATAATTGACTGAATTCCTTGCGTGCGATTTCAAGATTTAGAATATCCGAATAGAGTGCACGCTCTGCAAACTCTGGAACCATGTTTTCAACTTCTCGTCCGGGGGTATGAATAATAACACCCTCTAATTCACCTATTTCAGATTTAACATTTATTTTCATGAAAACTATTTAATCAATATAAAACCAATGCCCAGACTGAGCACGAAAAATAATACAGCCAAAGATAACTGTTTAAGCAAAGGGTAAAATCCAATTGAATCGTTTACCCGATATACTTTATAAATGTTGAGTCCAACAAGAAAAAGGGGTGTGGTAAACAACCATTGCCATAATACATTATAGTAGGAGCTGAGGAAGAACAGGGAAAATAGGATTCCAAAGCCGATAAGAAAACTATGATAGTGTTTAGCCTTGATAATGCCCAGCCTAACCGCAAGTGTTATTTTTCCACTTGCTTTGTCATTTTTAATATCCCTCATGTTGTTG is a window from the Bacteroidota bacterium genome containing:
- a CDS encoding arginine deiminase; its protein translation is MKINVKSEIGELEGVIIHTPGREVENMVPEFAERALYSDILNLEIARKEFSQLSSVLSKLTKTFEVKSLLSDVLMINDVKEKLIHTICKRENVMSISQALLETEPAELARQLIEGVDMQKDNLTKYLDKNRYALNPLHNFFFTRDASISILDRVLISRMANPVRERESMIMEAIFKYHPDFMVPTINPIKSAFFDEKMSVEGGDILVARDDVFLIGVGARTTSQGVDHIIECIKERKVNRNIIIQELPYEPESFIHLDMVFTFLDVDKCLVYEPLILQSNRFLTINISIENGQVTSIKEEKDILSALKKLGMDIEPVYCGGKTDSYTQQREQWHSGANFFALGPGKVIGYERNDQTIEELSNHGFEVISSKKALQESTDLSKIDRYVITMKGSELPRGGGGCRCMTMPVSRKAVNWK